Within the Opitutaceae bacterium TAV5 genome, the region AGCCCTTTTTTGGAAACGAGCCGGGCCACGCAGAGCAGGCGGAGCGGGAGGCGGGGGGCGGGGCGAAGCGGCTTGAGCGGAGCCAGCGTGGTGAGGCCGCGGCGGATGAGGTGGATGCGATCGGCGGGGACGCCGCGTTCGAGAAGCGTGCGGCGGCCCATGTCGGTCGAGGTGTGGACGAAGAGGGCGGGGCGGAGTTTTTCGGCGAGCCACCAGTCGCCGCCGTCGCGATAGAGGTCGTAGGCGTGTCCGGCGGCACTGTACGGGTGGCCGTCGAGTTGCCAGAGGAGCCAGGCGGCCGTGGCCGGGCCGCCGCCCCAGACGGCGTGGATGTGCGCGGGGCGGAGGCGGCGGAAGTGGTTCGCGTGCGTGAGGGCGAAAGCGACCGCGAGGAGGTTCTCCCAGAAATTGAGCCAGGAAGGCGGGGGGCGGCGGGGAGAAAGGATGCGCCGTATCAGAGACGCAATTACGCGGGGGCGGCGGACGGTTTGCCGGGGCAGGTGCCAGAGGAGTGTGAGGAGGCGCCACTTGGAAAAGGTGGCGACGGGGAGTTTTTCTGCCGATCCGAATACGCCGCCGCCGCCGTGCATGGAATAAAGGCGGGGGCGCAGGCCGCTGGCGACGAGTCCGGAGACTTCACGCTGGATGAAGGTTTCCGTGGATTTCGGGAACGTGGTGAAGATGTAGACGAGGATGGCCGGCTCGGACTGGTTCTGGTTCACGGAAAAGGCGGATTAACCACAGAGGCACGGAGACACAGAGTTTGCACGGAGGGATCGGGGGGAGTGGTGCTTGTGCGGTCTCCGTGTCTTTGTGTCTCTGTGGTTCAAATTCATTCAAGGTCAAAGTAGCGCGCCTGGATGGCGTGGCGGATGCGCCACCAGCCGAGGCGGGCGAGGAGAGGGGCGAGACGGGCCTGGAAGAATGAGCCGCTGCGAACCATGCCGCTGCGGCGGCGGAGGAGCGCGCGGCGGAGGTCGCGGACAGCCACGGCGGGGAGCGGGGCGGCGGCGTGCATCGCCTCGAAGCGGCGCCAGACGCGTTGCCAGGCGGGCGAGAGGTCGGCGGGAAGGGCGGCGGCCTGGTTGAACGGGGTGCGGAAGTCACCGGGACGAAAGTCGATAACGCGGACGCCGGTGCCGCGCAGTTCCCAGGCGAGGCTTTCGGTCCAGGCGGAGAGGCCGGCCTTGGCGGCGTTGTAGCCGCTCATGCCAGGGATGGGGAACTCGGCGGCGAGGGAGCTGATGTTGACGATGGCGCCGTCGGCCGCAGGGCGGCGCTCGAGCATGTCGCGGAGAGCGGCATGGGCGAGGGAGAGGGTGTTGGTGAGCAGCGAATCGAGTTGCGTGCGCCAGGGCGCGAAACCGGTGGAGGCGGATTCGGCGAAGACACCGTAGCCGGCGTTGTTGATCAGGAGATCGATGCCGGGCGCAGCGGCGTTGGCGGTTTGCCAGGCGGCGGCGATGCTGGCGGGGTCGGCGAGATCGAGCGCGAGCGGGTGGAATTTTTCAGGATGCGCGGCGGCGAGGTCGGCGAGGCGGGCCGGGTCGCGGGCGGTGCCGTGGACCGTGAGGCCTTCGGCGAGGAGCATTTCGGCAAAGGCCCGACCGAGTCCGCTGCTGGCTCCGGTGACGAGGACGTGGCGGTGGAGACGGAGGAGGGATAAGCGGCTCATGCCGGATTGGAAATTTCAGATTTCATACCGGTGCCCCGAATGTTTCCGGTTTTACACAAAGATCGCAAAGGACGCGAAGGAGATCGTTGGCAACCCTTGGCGCTCTTTGCGATCTTTGTGTAAAAATCCGCAGACTTCGGGATGCTGGTATCATAAGCCGGAGCCGTTTTTTCTGCCAATCGCCTGCGCCCTGTTATCGGACACGGCGGAGCACGATGCTGACGTTGGCGCCGCCGAAGCCGCTGCTGTTGCTGATGGCGATGTCGGGCGTGCCGGGTTCGGTGGCCCGGGGGATGCGCAGATCGGCGAAGGCGGGGTCGAGGGTCGTGATGTGCGCGGAACCGGGAACGAAGCCGCGCCGGAGGGCGAGGGCGCAGAAGCCGGCTTCCATCGCGCTGGCGAGCGAGAGGCCGTGGCCGGTGAGCGCCTTGGTGCTGCTGACAGGGATGTTCGGCAGGCGGGGGCCGAAAACGGTGCGGAGGGCCTTGACCTCGGAGGCGTCGCCGATGGGGGTGGAGGTGGCGTGGGCGTTGATGTAGCTGATGTCGGCCGGCGTGAGGCGGGTGGCGCGGAGGGCGTTTCTCATGGCAGCGGCCAGACCCTCGCCTTCGGGGTGCGAGATGGCGACGTTGTGGCCGTCGGAGGCCTGGCCCCAGCCGGCGATTTCGCAATACGGGGTGGCGCCGCGACGGGTGACCTCCTCCTCGCTTTCGAGGACGAGGACGGCGCCGCCGCCGGTGCCGACGAAGCCGTCGCGCGCGGCGTCGAAGGGGCGCGAGGCGGTGTCGGGATCGGGGTTGGGGGAGAGGGCGCGCATGCCGGCGAAGGGGAGGATGGTTTCGAGGTTTCCGTCCTCGGCGCCGACGACGAACATGCGTTTCTGGCGACCGAGCGCGATCTCGTCGAAGGCGTAGCCGAGAGCGTGGCCGGAGCTGGCGCAGGCCGAGGAAAAGCCGGTGGAAGCGCCCTTGATTTTGTAGTGGGCCACGAGATTGAACTGCACGGTGCCGGCGATGCTGGCGACGACGCCGAGAGGATTGCAGCGCATGACGCCGTGAGTGCCGATGCGCCTGATCTGGTTGGCGAGGATGCGGGGCGATCCGGCCGAGGCGGCGTAGAGGCCGGTGTCGGGACTGGAGATATCGCCGGGGGCCAGCTTCGCATCGGTGATGGCCTGCCGGAGGGCGCAGGTGGCGTAGAGGGCGTTGGGAGAGAGGCTGCGGAGGTGCTCGCGGCGGATGGTGTACGGGGCGGGAATCGTCCAGTCTTCGGGGTCATCGGAGGCGGTGTCGAACTCGCGGACGGGCGCGGCCACTTTTACCGGGATGTTCGGTGCCTCGAAAGGCGCATAGCGGACCATGCCGTGGCGGAGCTCGCGGAGATTTTTTTCGACGGTGGCGGAGTCGTTGCCGATGCTGGTGATGAAACCGAGTCCGGTGATATAGACGCGCATGACGGATGAGGGGAAACGGTGGCGGGCGAGTGGCAGGATGAGAACGTTGGGAATCACGCACGGGCGGCGCCCGTACCGGTCGGAGTGGAGATCAGGGTTATTTGTAGTCGAAGGTGAGGGTAAGTTCCTCGACGGTGGCCGTTTTTTCCGTACCGACGCGGATGGTGCCGGTGAAGGTGGCGAGCGGGTGGCGGACGCGGAGGAGGCGGAGGGTTAGCGCAAGTTCGTCATCGGGGCGGCAGATGCGGTGGCAGCGGACGCCCTCGGACGAGGCAAACCAGATCGTGGCGGGATCGATGGACCGGCCGGCAGCGGGAGCGGGTGGCGAGGCCAGCAGCCAGAGGACGCCGAGTTGCCCGAGAGCCTCGACCATGATCGAGGCGGGAAAGACGGGGTTATCCCGAAAATGCCCGCGCAGGAAAAACTCGTCGCCGGTGATCCGGTAGCGGGCGGTGGCGGGGGGGGAAGACGGGACGGAAATGCCGGTTGCCGGAAGGACGGCTTCGTCGAGAAAGAGGAAGGGCGGCTGGATGGGCATCAGCGCGCGGATCTGGCTGGCAGTGAGAACGGGCATCTTGCAAATGCAGAATCCGGAATCCGGATGACGACACGGGCCACAGCAAGGCGGGGTTTGCCGTTGCCGGCTGCGGTCGGGAGAGGCGGACGGCGACTACGGGGTGGAGGAGGGCGGGGGTTTGCGAGCCGGCGAGGGGATGCCGCGGGCCTTGGCATCGATGAAGGCGTTGATGTCACCAATGCTGCGGAGGCCCTGGAGTTCTTCGTTGGAAATGGACATGCGGGTGACCTCCTCCACGAGCATCACGATTTCCATCATGGTCAGCGAGTCGATGCCCAGGTCGTCGATCAGATGCAGGGTAGCGGCATCCGGAGCGTCGAGGCGGTGACGGAGTTCGGGATCCGTGAAGCGCTGTACGACACCGACGACCACAGGCGAGAGATGCCTGGGGTTGCCGGTCTTGCGCCACGCGAGTGCAGCCTCGATGGTTGCGGCGGAACAGCGCCGCAGGCTTTCCCGGAGGATGACTTCGTCGTCAGGAACAGGGCCGGCAGCACTGTTGGTATGGTCAGGAGTGGTGGCTGACATGAATGGATGAATAGAGAGAAATAAGTAACCCCGTTGCAAAGGGGAAGGCTTTATCAGAGTTTTTACGGTTGGTTTACAAAATAACGGGAGCCGGAAGCAGAAGTGAGGCCGGTTTGAAGAGACTTTCAGGGAGACTCCGGTTCCAGCCGGACGGTCTGGTAGCGGTGAATGCCGAGGAGCGAGGGCGGCCAGTCGCGGACATCGGGCGAGATGAGGTAGGTGCGGGCGCCAAAGACGACCGGGGCCACCGGGGCCTCGTCGAGGAGGAGTTTTTCGGCACGCTGGAAGGCGGCGAAGCGGGCTCCGGTATCGGGGGCTTCGGCGGCGTCGGCGATGGCGCGGTCGTAGGCGGGGTTGCTCCATCCGGTCTGGTTGTTGCCGCCGCCGGTGACGAACATGTCGAGAAAGGTATTGGGGTCGTTGTAATCGCCGACCCAGCGGGAGCGGGTGATCTGGTAGGCGACGGTGCGCTGGTTCTCGAGGTAGGCGCGGAAGTCGAGGGAGACGAGCGAGGTTTCGACGCCGAGTTCGCGTTTCCACATGCCCTGGATGGCTTCGAAGATGCGCGAGTTGAGGGCGTCGGCATTCATCTGGATTTCGAATTTCGGGAAGCCGGCGCCGCCGGCGTAACCGGCTTCGGCGAGGAGGCGGCGGGCGGTATCGGGATCGTATGACTGCCGGGCCTCGGAGGTATAGCCGGCGGTGTTGGGCGGCGTGTAGTGCCAGGCGGGCGGGCGGCTGCCGAGGAGGAGTTGTTGCGAAATGGATTCGCGGTCGATGGCGAGCGCGAGGGCGCGGCGCACGCGCGCGTCGTCGAGCGGCTTGAGGCGGGTGTTGAAACGGACGAAGAGGGTTTCGAGCAGGGGATCGATGCGGAGCTGGCCGGGGGCGTTGCGACGGTAGTGCTCGATGCGGTCGGGAAGGACGTCGTACGTGATGTGGAGGCGGCCGGTGCGGAAGGCGGCTTCGTCGGCGGCGATGTTGTCGTTGGGATAAAAAACGACTTCGGCGATGTGGCCGCCGATGGCGTCGCCGGGACCGGAGGCGGGCGCGGTGGCGGCGGCGTTCCAGTAACGGGGGTTGCGCACGGCAACGATGCGCTGGTTGGGGAGCCATTCCTTGAGGACGTAGGGACCGTTGCCGACGAGGGTGCCGGGCGTGGTCCAGCGGGTATCGCGCTGGTCGATACGGCCGCGGGCGAGGATCGTTTTCGGGTGAACGGGAAACCAGGAGGGATTGGCGGCGAGGGCGAGGAGTTGCGGGGTGGGGCGGGCGAGGGTGAGTTCGAGCGTGTGCTCGTCGAGGGCGCGCACGCCTACCTGGTCGAAGTCGGCGAGCTGGCCGGTATTGAAGGCTTCGGCGTTTTTGATCGGGTAGAGCATGTAGGCGTATTCGGCCCCGAGGGCGGGGCTGAGGACGCGGCGGAAGGAAAAGACAAAATCCTGCGCGGTGACGGGATCGCCGCTGGACCAGCGGGCTTCGGGGCGGAGGTGAAAGGTGTAACGAAGGCGGTCGGGCGATATATCCCAGCGGGCGGCCGTGCCGGGGACAGGGGCGGAGGTGGCCTCGTCGATGACAGTGAGACCTTCGAAGAGGGCGATGAGGAGGGTGTAATCGGTAAAAACGATGGTGGTGTGCGGATCGAGATCCTGGGGCTCGGCGCCGTTGCCGATATGAAGGGTTTGCGTGGCGCGGGCAGCCTCGACGGGGGTTTTGTTCGGAGAGCAGCCGGCGACGAGGAACGCAAGAAGGACGGATGCGACGGCGGGAACACGATGGCGCCAGGCAATGGACATGCCGGATAAGGAATGGAGTCGGGTGCGAGGTGCAAGCGCGCATCCTCCCCCTTCCGGGGCGTCCGGGATTTGCACCAAAGCTGTTTGGGTCCCCCAGGTGCCGGGATATGGGAGGAACCGTCTGATCCCGATAATCTTGAACAGAAGATAACGAAGGGAACGAAGATGTCCCGGTTCCCATAACTTGTCCCGCATCCGGAGCCTTTTTTTCAAAACAGAAAAGGGTTCTTTCGCTCAACCCTCTGCCAGC harbors:
- a CDS encoding 3-hydroxyacyl-ACP dehydratase — its product is MPVLTASQIRALMPIQPPFLFLDEAVLPATGISVPSSPPATARYRITGDEFFLRGHFRDNPVFPASIMVEALGQLGVLWLLASPPAPAAGRSIDPATIWFASSEGVRCHRICRPDDELALTLRLLRVRHPLATFTGTIRVGTEKTATVEELTLTFDYK
- a CDS encoding 3-hydroxyacyl-ACP dehydratase encodes the protein MSATTPDHTNSAAGPVPDDEVILRESLRRCSAATIEAALAWRKTGNPRHLSPVVVGVVQRFTDPELRHRLDAPDAATLHLIDDLGIDSLTMMEIVMLVEEVTRMSISNEELQGLRSIGDINAFIDAKARGIPSPARKPPPSSTP
- a CDS encoding ABC transporter substrate-binding protein — protein: MSIAWRHRVPAVASVLLAFLVAGCSPNKTPVEAARATQTLHIGNGAEPQDLDPHTTIVFTDYTLLIALFEGLTVIDEATSAPVPGTAARWDISPDRLRYTFHLRPEARWSSGDPVTAQDFVFSFRRVLSPALGAEYAYMLYPIKNAEAFNTGQLADFDQVGVRALDEHTLELTLARPTPQLLALAANPSWFPVHPKTILARGRIDQRDTRWTTPGTLVGNGPYVLKEWLPNQRIVAVRNPRYWNAAATAPASGPGDAIGGHIAEVVFYPNDNIAADEAAFRTGRLHITYDVLPDRIEHYRRNAPGQLRIDPLLETLFVRFNTRLKPLDDARVRRALALAIDRESISQQLLLGSRPPAWHYTPPNTAGYTSEARQSYDPDTARRLLAEAGYAGGAGFPKFEIQMNADALNSRIFEAIQGMWKRELGVETSLVSLDFRAYLENQRTVAYQITRSRWVGDYNDPNTFLDMFVTGGGNNQTGWSNPAYDRAIADAAEAPDTGARFAAFQRAEKLLLDEAPVAPVVFGARTYLISPDVRDWPPSLLGIHRYQTVRLEPESP
- a CDS encoding short-chain dehydrogenase produces the protein MSRLSLLRLHRHVLVTGASSGLGRAFAEMLLAEGLTVHGTARDPARLADLAAAHPEKFHPLALDLADPASIAAAWQTANAAAPGIDLLINNAGYGVFAESASTGFAPWRTQLDSLLTNTLSLAHAALRDMLERRPAADGAIVNISSLAAEFPIPGMSGYNAAKAGLSAWTESLAWELRGTGVRVIDFRPGDFRTPFNQAAALPADLSPAWQRVWRRFEAMHAAAPLPAVAVRDLRRALLRRRSGMVRSGSFFQARLAPLLARLGWWRIRHAIQARYFDLE
- a CDS encoding glycosyl transferase family 1, whose protein sequence is MNQNQSEPAILVYIFTTFPKSTETFIQREVSGLVASGLRPRLYSMHGGGGVFGSAEKLPVATFSKWRLLTLLWHLPRQTVRRPRVIASLIRRILSPRRPPPSWLNFWENLLAVAFALTHANHFRRLRPAHIHAVWGGGPATAAWLLWQLDGHPYSAAGHAYDLYRDGGDWWLAEKLRPALFVHTSTDMGRRTLLERGVPADRIHLIRRGLTTLAPLKPLRPAPRLPLRLLCVARLVSKKGLDHQLRIHAALRDAGIPFEARIAGEGPLRPALEQQIAALDLSSCVTLPGHLPQPEIAALLAWADVMLHTGVIAADGDRDGLPNVIPEAMAAGVLVVTSPAAATTEAIAHEQTGLVALPEDPAAWVVALRRLAEDDALATRLRTAARAWVEHNFDANKNAARLAALYRELV
- a CDS encoding beta-ketoacyl synthase, with the protein product MRVYITGLGFITSIGNDSATVEKNLRELRHGMVRYAPFEAPNIPVKVAAPVREFDTASDDPEDWTIPAPYTIRREHLRSLSPNALYATCALRQAITDAKLAPGDISSPDTGLYAASAGSPRILANQIRRIGTHGVMRCNPLGVVASIAGTVQFNLVAHYKIKGASTGFSSACASSGHALGYAFDEIALGRQKRMFVVGAEDGNLETILPFAGMRALSPNPDPDTASRPFDAARDGFVGTGGGAVLVLESEEEVTRRGATPYCEIAGWGQASDGHNVAISHPEGEGLAAAMRNALRATRLTPADISYINAHATSTPIGDASEVKALRTVFGPRLPNIPVSSTKALTGHGLSLASAMEAGFCALALRRGFVPGSAHITTLDPAFADLRIPRATEPGTPDIAISNSSGFGGANVSIVLRRVR